catcacataggctaatcatggattaatcaGACTCAATAGATTCacctcgcgaattagtccatgGTTATGGAATAGATTTTATCATTATTCTGCGtttaatatttctaattagtgtcaaacCATCAAATGTGATGGCATCCAAACAGGCCATTAGTAAGATTCGTGAGCGAGTGGAGGGTGGCACCACGCGACCAAATTGGCAAATTGTCGGATCAATGAagatccattatctaaaagaaattggcaaattGTCCCATCGTACAATCGGAGCGCTGGCGCTCCACGGTCCCCGTCGCGGGCAGCGTCTCAATGCGCTGAGATCACGGCTAATTATTCGGCGAATAGTCTTCAACAGGGAAACCCAACCAGCGAATCACGACGTGCCCAAACTCCGAATTGTTCTCGATCAAACCGTCTTTTCTGCTCATTTTTCCACATTTTGACCACCTAGTCGAAATTCGCCACCTCTACTGCGATACTTCTAGTACAAGTGTCACTGGTCGTGTAGTGAATTTTAACCTTATCTCGCAGGCAGCTAGTGTGATCAATCACGAGTTGTTGTATTCAATTATCCATTattagctactagctagctagtccaACTAATAGAGTGTTGCGCCGAACGAACACTACTGCTGCAGACGGTGATCAGCTAGAGAGCGAGAGTATGGCGACGCTGGCGCCGGCGCTGGTGCTCCTGCCGGAGTGGGGCTCCGGCCACCTCATGTCCATGCTCGAGTCCTGCAAGCGcgtgctcctcgccggcgccggcggcggcagggagtTCTCCATCACGCTGCTCGTCATGCGCCCGCCCACCGACGAGGCGGGCTCCGAGGTCGAGGCGCACGTCCGCCGCGAGGCCGCGTCGGGCCTCGACATCCGCTTCCaccgcctccccgccgtcgacccgcccgccgacgccgccggcgtggaGGAGTTCATCGCGCGGTACATCCACCTGCACGCGCCGCACGTCAGGGACGCCGTCGCCGGGATGGGGCGCCCCGTCGCCGCGCTCGTGCTCGACATGTTCGCCGCGCCCATGGTCGACGTGGCGCGCGACCTCGGCGTGCCGTCCTACGTCTTCATGTCGTCCACCGGCGCCATGCTCGCGCTCATGCTGCACCTCCCAGTGCTCCACGACCGGGTCGCCGTGGAGTTCCACGAGGTGGACGGGGAGGTGGACGTGCCCGGCctgccgcctctgccgccggcGTCCATGCCGTGCCCGGTGGTGGACAAGAAGAGCCCCAACTACACGTGGTTCGTGCGCCTCGGCGACCGCTTCATGGACGCCACGGGCATCATCGCGAACACCGCCGACGAGCTCGAGCCGGGGCccctcgccgccatcgcggACGGCCGGTGCGTGCCggggcgcgccgcgccgccagtGTACCCCATCGGCCCCGTGCTCTCGCTCGGCGGCAACGACAAGAGGGACAGCTCCGAGCCGCCGCACGAGTGCATCGCGTGGCTCGACGGGCAGCCGCCGGCGTCGGTGGTGTTCCTCTGCTTCGGGAGCATGGGCTGGTTCGAGGCGGCGCAGGTGGTGGAGATCACCGCCGCGCTGGAGCGTTCCGGCCACCGCTTCCTCTGGGTCCTGCGtggcccgccgcccgccgccgagtCAGGCACCGGCGCGCCCGACGGGTCGGAGCACCCGACGGACGCGAACctcgacgagctcctccccgaGGGGTTCCTGGAGAGGACCAAGGGGAGGGGCATGGTGTGGCCGACGTGGGCGCCGCAGAAGGAGATCCTCGCCCACCCGGCCATCGGCGGCTTCGTGACGCACGGCGGGTGGAACTCGGTGCTGGAGAGCCTGTGGCACGGCGTGCCGATGGCGCCGTGGCCGCTGTACGCGGAGCAGCACCTGAACGCGTTCGAGCTGGTGCGCGACATGGGCGTGGCCGTGCCGCTCGGGGTGGACAGGGAGCGGGACAACttcgtggaggcggcggagctggagcgCGCGGTGAGGTCGCTGATGGACGATGCGTCGGAGGAGGGGAAGAAGGCgagggagaaggcggcggagaTGAAGGCCGTGTGCCGgagcgccgtggcggcgggcggcggctcgtCGCACGCCGCGCTGCAGAGGCTCTCCGAGGCGCTGCACCAGGGCGCGGCGCTCCCGAAGAACTGAGCATACGTGAAAATTGTTGCACGTCACGTTTTCGAAGTCGAAGTAACAAGAGATGATGCCGCTTGTACTGTTTGTGCCATATGCGTGTCTTGTTTGCACTACAGTAACACTGAAATGCAGTCTTGTACTCGGGTCATTATTAATGATGATTTTCTATGGACTTGACTCCTCTCAGGCTCTCGGCACCGTTTCTGCTGATCTGCACTCTGCAGCCTTACTCAGTTTAGTTATCaactttttcttcgaactttcaacttttttatcacattaaaactttcctacacatataaacttctaacttttttttcttcaaacttctaattttaatcaaacttctaattttaacgtggaactTGAAAGGGTTAAtaaggcctagagggggggtgaataggccaATTTTAAACTTTATGCGGAAACTAAAACTGAAATAAGGTCGGAAAGTCTGATCCAcgatcagactatccgaaaatatcagatagtctgatgttggatcAAACTGTCTGATCCACTAATGAAGCACAACAAATAGATCTATCACACAAACAAGAGTAAAGCACAAACAACGACTAGATCTATAGCGGCACAATTAAGCAAAGCTAAAAGGAGGATGAAGGGAGATCACCAATGATGAAGTTCACGAAgttgttcccggagttcaaatccttgaggggattctactctccgttgaggagctcactaagagccaggtctttgctaaccctttcctcaagaggttgcactaagcactcctcatTCCACTAAGGgttatctctttccttgcgaaggcgagatccggcctccacaaacttctcccggccaaccacacgtagatcggtagctcgggagtgacacctagccgtctaggagtactcaacctccaagagtaacaaacaccacacaactcttggtcaaACCCTAGCGCTCAAGATCGAGTTAAACACACACTAGGCCctcaaacaccaaatccacaaccaccaagatccaccaTACAAAGAACGAGAAGGGATTTGAGAAAGGGAGAaagagctcaaagatccaaagcaccttagcaccaagctcaacccaaagtgaATGAGAATGACATGAGTTGGGTAACCTTAGAAAAAGGTTAGGTGGGGGGGTTTATATAGATCCCCCAAAATATGACTGTTGGAGGGAAATCTTTCAGCCCatgtcggatagtccgatattttaaACCTCTAAGGCAACGAGAAACAGAGAAcgaagttccatgaaatttcggactttccgagacATCGGATTATCTGATGTTAAATCGGAGTGTCCGATATTATAGAAGCAAAAACTTCGTCCTCAAacagagactcaagttccatAAAATTTTGGAGTCTCTGTatcatcggactatctgatccAACATCAGATACTCTGACACATCGAAAAACTCACTCGAAAGGATTTTTCAAACAAAGACTGAGAGTGAAGTTATGTGAaaaatcggatagtccgatacatcggatagtctgatgttgctcaagtaaaaatgcaataactttttactccgaactccgatttcgaagatcttggactctacggaaagctagtttcgtgggctatcaaacccaacataaaacatggtccaaaaccttcaagagatgttgaaaaacttgaaaagaaacccggtgtaagtgttgtgacaagtgaaacaactcggaattgaaattttggcttaggtttttcaactcacacaaagatgaagcattttgagcactagtgttctaccaataatatgcatgtggtatccctcttaatagtacgacaTTCCTACGACACAATGCAAGGTAAAAgatacaatataccatttgatCATTGCCGCATTGCATCGTGATGTCGCATTCACGGGGTATGCATCTTATTACAACATGttgaggacataacaaccttcacatttgcttgaataaaagtgttagtcctctctaatcgcattgtaatcaatcatcaaaatTATTAGgtgcctagatgcactttcagaactaaacacagtctcAGAGTCTGGACACGACCTTATAGACCTAAATCCAGATCCTTTAAGTGCATCATCAACAGATTAGTAATAATACAACCCAA
The window above is part of the Oryza sativa Japonica Group chromosome 7, ASM3414082v1 genome. Proteins encoded here:
- the LOC4343321 gene encoding anthocyanidin 3-O-glucosyltransferase 6, which translates into the protein MATLAPALVLLPEWGSGHLMSMLESCKRVLLAGAGGGREFSITLLVMRPPTDEAGSEVEAHVRREAASGLDIRFHRLPAVDPPADAAGVEEFIARYIHLHAPHVRDAVAGMGRPVAALVLDMFAAPMVDVARDLGVPSYVFMSSTGAMLALMLHLPVLHDRVAVEFHEVDGEVDVPGLPPLPPASMPCPVVDKKSPNYTWFVRLGDRFMDATGIIANTADELEPGPLAAIADGRCVPGRAAPPVYPIGPVLSLGGNDKRDSSEPPHECIAWLDGQPPASVVFLCFGSMGWFEAAQVVEITAALERSGHRFLWVLRGPPPAAESGTGAPDGSEHPTDANLDELLPEGFLERTKGRGMVWPTWAPQKEILAHPAIGGFVTHGGWNSVLESLWHGVPMAPWPLYAEQHLNAFELVRDMGVAVPLGVDRERDNFVEAAELERAVRSLMDDASEEGKKAREKAAEMKAVCRSAVAAGGGSSHAALQRLSEALHQGAALPKN